From a region of the Mycobacterium sp. SMC-8 genome:
- a CDS encoding NAD(P)H-binding protein, giving the protein MPAEHVRCLVTGATGYIGGLLIPRLLDRGHTVRAMARTPGKLDRAEWRDRAEVVRGDLTDPGSLAEAFEDTDVVYYLVHSMGTSKDFVAEEAQSARNVVDAAKKAGVRRVVYLSGLHPEGVDLSRHLASRTEVGDILIDSGVETVVLQAGIVIGSGSASFEMIRHLTDRLPVMTTPKWVHNKIQPISIDDALYYLVEAATAAVPKSRTWDIGGPDVLEYGDAMQVYADIAGLHPRRFVVLPWLTPTLASRWVGLVTPIPSGLARPLVESLECDAVMHDHDIDSVIPPPPGGLTGYRDAVGTALEQDGTAAKGGRRHLLRFSPAAGQ; this is encoded by the coding sequence TGCTGAGCATGTCCGCTGCCTCGTCACGGGGGCGACCGGTTACATCGGTGGCCTTCTGATCCCGCGGCTCCTCGACCGCGGCCACACCGTGCGCGCCATGGCGCGCACGCCCGGGAAGCTGGATCGCGCCGAGTGGCGCGACCGTGCCGAGGTGGTACGCGGGGATCTGACCGACCCGGGCTCACTGGCCGAGGCGTTCGAGGACACCGACGTCGTCTACTACCTGGTGCACTCGATGGGAACGTCCAAGGACTTCGTTGCCGAGGAGGCCCAGTCGGCTCGTAACGTCGTGGACGCGGCGAAGAAGGCCGGGGTCCGGCGGGTGGTGTACCTGAGCGGGCTGCACCCCGAGGGCGTCGACCTGTCGCGACATCTGGCGTCTCGCACCGAGGTCGGTGACATCCTGATCGACTCTGGCGTCGAGACCGTGGTGCTGCAGGCAGGCATCGTGATCGGGTCGGGCTCGGCATCGTTTGAGATGATCCGCCATCTCACCGACCGGCTGCCGGTGATGACGACGCCGAAGTGGGTGCACAACAAGATCCAGCCCATCTCGATCGACGACGCCCTGTACTACCTGGTGGAAGCCGCGACCGCGGCGGTACCGAAGTCACGCACGTGGGACATCGGCGGGCCGGATGTGCTCGAGTACGGCGACGCCATGCAGGTGTATGCCGATATCGCAGGCCTGCACCCCCGACGGTTCGTGGTGCTGCCATGGCTGACGCCGACCCTGGCCAGCCGCTGGGTGGGGCTGGTGACTCCCATTCCGTCGGGCCTGGCACGGCCGCTGGTCGAATCGTTGGAGTGCGACGCGGTGATGCACGACCACGACATCGATTCGGTGATCCCGCCGCCGCCGGGAGGGCTGACCGGATACCGCGACGCGGTCGGGACCGCACTGGAACAGGACGGCACCGCCGCCAAGGGCGGCAGGCGGCACCTGTTGAGGTTCAGTCCCGCGGCGGGGCAGTAA
- the purF gene encoding amidophosphoribosyltransferase — MTAETLENEPKEECGVFGVWGPGEEVAKLTYYGLYALQHRGQEAAGIAVADGSQVLVFKDLGLVSQVFDEQTLAAMQGHVAIGHCRYSTTGSTTWENAQPVFRNTAAGTGVALGHNGNLVNTAELAARARDEGLMSNRGAATATTDSDILGALLAHGAADSSLEQAALELLPTVRGAFCLTFMDENTLYAARDPYGVRPLSLGRLDRGWVVASETAALDIVGASFVRDIEPGELLAIDADGVRSSRFAPPSPKGCVFEYVYLARPDSTIGGRSVHATRVDIGRRLAREKPVDADLVIGVPESGTPAAVGYAQESGIPFGQGLMKNAYVGRTFIQPSQTIRQLGIRLKLNPLKEVIRGKRLIVVDDSIVRGNTQRALIRMLREAGALEVHVRIASPPVKWPCFYGIDFATPAELIANASNAEADEDEMLEAVRHAIGADSLAYISQQGMIAATEQPASRLCSACFDGNYPIELPGETALGKNVIEHMLATAARNGIPLQSADNDNASALRRP, encoded by the coding sequence GTGACCGCCGAGACGCTTGAAAACGAGCCGAAGGAAGAGTGCGGAGTATTCGGGGTCTGGGGCCCCGGCGAGGAAGTGGCAAAGCTCACTTACTACGGCCTGTATGCGCTGCAGCATAGAGGCCAGGAGGCCGCGGGTATCGCGGTCGCCGACGGCTCGCAGGTGCTGGTGTTCAAGGACCTCGGGCTGGTCAGCCAGGTCTTCGACGAGCAAACGCTCGCAGCGATGCAAGGTCATGTCGCGATCGGCCACTGCCGCTACTCCACCACCGGCTCCACCACATGGGAGAACGCCCAGCCGGTGTTCCGTAACACCGCGGCGGGCACCGGGGTCGCGCTCGGGCATAACGGCAACCTGGTCAACACCGCCGAACTGGCGGCCCGGGCCCGCGACGAAGGGCTGATGAGCAACCGCGGCGCCGCCACCGCCACCACCGATTCCGACATCCTGGGCGCGCTGCTCGCCCACGGCGCGGCGGACTCCTCGCTCGAACAGGCCGCGCTGGAACTTCTGCCGACCGTTCGCGGGGCGTTCTGCCTGACCTTCATGGACGAGAACACCCTCTATGCCGCGCGCGACCCGTACGGTGTGCGGCCCTTGTCTCTCGGCCGGCTCGACCGCGGCTGGGTCGTGGCCTCCGAGACGGCAGCCCTCGACATCGTCGGCGCGTCGTTCGTCCGTGACATCGAACCCGGCGAACTGCTCGCGATCGACGCCGACGGGGTGCGCTCCAGTCGGTTCGCCCCGCCCTCCCCGAAAGGGTGTGTGTTCGAGTACGTCTACCTCGCCCGTCCCGACAGCACGATCGGCGGCCGCTCGGTGCACGCCACCCGCGTCGACATCGGCCGTCGGTTGGCCCGGGAGAAGCCGGTCGACGCCGACCTGGTGATCGGCGTCCCTGAATCGGGCACCCCGGCCGCGGTCGGGTACGCCCAGGAATCCGGAATCCCGTTCGGCCAGGGCCTGATGAAGAACGCTTACGTGGGCCGCACCTTCATCCAGCCTTCGCAGACCATCCGGCAGCTCGGCATCCGGCTCAAGCTCAACCCGCTCAAAGAAGTGATTCGCGGCAAGCGGCTGATCGTCGTCGACGACTCGATAGTGCGCGGCAATACCCAGCGCGCGCTGATCCGGATGCTGCGTGAGGCCGGAGCGCTCGAGGTGCACGTCCGGATCGCGTCACCGCCGGTGAAATGGCCGTGCTTCTACGGCATCGACTTCGCCACCCCCGCAGAGCTGATCGCCAACGCCTCCAACGCCGAAGCCGACGAAGACGAGATGCTCGAAGCGGTGCGTCACGCGATCGGGGCCGACTCGCTGGCCTACATCTCCCAGCAGGGCATGATCGCCGCCACCGAGCAGCCCGCGTCACGGCTGTGTTCGGCGTGCTTCGACGGCAACTACCCGATCGAGCTGCCCGGCGAGACCGCGCTCGGTAAGAACGTCATCGAGCACATGCTCGCCACCGCCGCGCGTAACGGAATCCCGCTGCAGTCGGCCGACAACGACAACGCCTCGGCGCTTCGGCGTCCTTGA